In the Euphorbia lathyris chromosome 5, ddEupLath1.1, whole genome shotgun sequence genome, one interval contains:
- the LOC136228870 gene encoding vacuolar lysine transporter YPQ1, which translates to MSFSYCVKEQKACVGWVHRYFKDCLCNVKDDFSFGFGFISLICWGVAEIPQIITNFHTKSSHGVSLLFLLTWVAGDVFNLLGCFLEPATLPTQFYTAILYTTSTIVLVLQGLYYDHVYRWLKCTKTQEDPDVDEDAKKPLRAKSGDLEIPIPSGSSARPRSQFFYYTSARSMAGSGTPPFRSYLRAARSGPSVMGLGDDSSSSDDEAATASPKTTSQPRPIPRSAGYGTFLAASVNLPLQTKAFTNAYVGFTTTRLLQEGSEVEHSAFGQWLGWLMAAIYMGGRIPQIWLNIKRGSVEGLNPLMFVFALVANLTYVLSILVRTTEWDSIKANMPWLLDAAVCVALDLFIILQYIYYKYMYQKK; encoded by the exons ATGTCTTTTAGCTACTGTGTGAAAGAGCAAAAAGCTTGTGTTGGATGGGTTCACAGATACTTCAAAGATTGTCTTTGTAATGTTAAAGATGACTTCTCTTTTGGGTTTGGTTTTATTAGTTTAATCTGTTGGGGTGTTGCTGAAATTCCTCAAATTATCACCAATTTTCATACCAAATCTAGCCATGGtgtttctcttctttttcttctcacTTGGGTTGCTGG TGATGTCTTTAATCTCCTCGGATGTTTTCTTGAGCCAGCCACG CTGCCTACCCAGTTCTACACTGCTATT CTATACACAACCAGTACTATAGTATTGGTGTTGCAGGGTTTGTACTATGACCATGTTTACAGATGGTTGAAATGCACGAAAACCCAAGAGGACCcagat GTTGATGAGGATGCTAAAAAACCATTAAGAGCCAAGTCAGGTGATTTAGAGATTCCTATACCCAGTGGCTCATCAGCAAGACCTCGTAGTCAATTCTTTTATTACAC ATCAGCAAGATCAATGGCAGGAAGTGGGACACCACCATTTAGAAGTTACCTTAGAGCAGCCAGAAGTGGCCCTTCAGTTATGGGACTTGGTGATGACTCATCATCGTCAGATGACGAAGCTGCCACTGCCTCACCTAAAACTACTTCCCAGCCCCGGCCCATTCCAAGATCC GCAGGATATGGAACATTTCTAGCAGCATCAGTGAACTTGCCCCTACAAACCAAAGCTTTCACAAATGCTTACGTTGGATTTACCACGACAAGGCTTCTTCAA GAAGGCAGTGAGGTGGAACACAGTGCTTTCGGACAGTGGTTGGGATGGCTTATGGCAGCTATATATATGGGTGGACGAATTCCCCAAATATGGTTAAAT ATTAAAAGAGGAAGTGTAGAG GGCTTAAATCCTTTAATGTTCGTCTTTGCATTGGTGGCTAATCTCACTTACGTTCTCAG CATTCTTGTAAGAACAACCGAATGGGATAGCATCAAAGCGAACATGCCATGGCTGCTTGATGCCGCAGTCTGCGTGGCACTTGACTTATTT ATCATATTGCAGTATATCTATTACAAATACATGTAtcagaaaaaatga